The DNA window TGAAATAAAGACGTGGTTAAGTCTTTGAGGTTCACGGGCATGGACACACATTAGCCTAGTACACCACTAGCTTGATTTCATTTCATGCCAGTACTGAACTGTtgactgttgttttttttttaaacaggagtCCCAGCTGGTAGCTGGCGTCGCATTCAAGAAGACTTTCTCTTATGCTGGGTTTGAAATGCAACCCAAAAAGTACAATAATCCAATGATTGCCCTTTTAAATGTTGAGCTTGAGCTGAAAGCTGAGAAAGATAATGCTGAAATCAGAGTCCACACGGTTGAGGTAGGCCCCACCAGCTGTCAGTGACCTGGGAACGATCAGCTTTCTGGGCCAAAGCCTTGGGTCTTTGTGGCCATCTTGGGCCCCACTCTGTTTCTCAGACTCCCTATGAACCCCATTCTCCTCCTGGCCCTCTGAATATGTTGATGTCCAAGTGCCAGGCTCACTTCTTTTCCCACTCTACTCTCTTGAGTGACCTGAAGCTGAGGAGATGTGGCTAGGGAAGACCTGCTGAAATGTTCTCCTCTGGCCCCAGGAAGGGGCTGGCGGGGGCCTTCCACCTGTACACCGAGCCCAGGACTTTGAGTCCTCTTACTTGAGCAGATGAAGACTCTCCTCCTACACTGGGTCCCTCACTTTAGGGACAGGTATGCTCCCATAACTGATAATACCAAGTCTGTCTCTGAAGGTAGCAGTGTCACCCAGCTGTAAGCAAGTGCTGTTAGGTAATGTGCTCCCAACAAAGAATGGCCTCTGGGGGAAGGGGTCTTGGCATTGGGATCTCCATGGGTACAGCTTCTCAGAGGAATCCAGAACTCTGTCAGGCTAAACTATTTCTTATACGTTGGGATGCCAGCTCTGGAGGAACTCCCAGTCCTGgggttattttctctttttctgtttgaaagTTTTAGGTGGTTCCTAAAGTATCATATAGGGTCTCTTGTTTAGTTGGACTGAGGAGAGGCTATTCTCTTTACCCTCATTAATTCCCAGATAAATCAGTATATTTTACTTCGGGGGGGTATATTGCAGCCTACCATATATGCTAATCTCCCCCCAGAATCATCCTCATCCTTTTCTGGGTCTCTTCAGGATTATCAGGCAATTGTTGATGCTGAATGGAACATTCTCTATGACAAGTTAGAGAGGATCCATCATTCTGGAGCCAAGGTCGTCTTGTCCAAACTCCCCATTGGGGATGTGGCAACCCAGTACTTTGCCGACAGGGACATGTTCTGTGCTGGCCGAGTGCCGGAGGAGGATCTGAAGAGGACGATGATGGTAACCAAACATTCGTGTGCTGCTTCTTGGCCTTTGTGGCCCTGGAGGGGTTTTCATTTACTCCTGGTGTACTGGAATGCACTGTCGGGTTGGCATGTGACTCTAGGCCTGTCTTCACTTTTTTTTGCCTTGAAGCACTCCAGTCCCCATATGCACATGCTCAGTGTAACCAAAACAAGTCGGGAAATCTGATTTGTGAGGGAACCTAGTAGTAATGCTCTGATCAGCTAGATAAACTCAAGTATTGGTGTTTGCAGCCAggtttccctcttttctttttcagcatctCACCAAAGATGTGTTAGGTCTAAAGCACCAATCCTAACTAGTTCTTGGGCCCAAGGCATGCTAGTTTGGGGGAGTGGGTTTTGGGTGAAGTAAAGGGTCCCCATCTCCTTTTAACTAGGCCTGCTTGCCTGTCATGtgtctttgttctgttttcttttctcctcttccaggGGGGTAAGGGTGAGAGTGGGTGATCCAGGGCAGGGGGCTCTGGGGCACTATGGCAGGGTTTAGCATGGGAATTGGCTTTTGAGGCTAGGTGGCAGGAAGCTGTCTTCTGGCTTCATGGGAGCCTTAACTGCCAGGTGATCTTACCTTCTTGTGCTCCTCAGGCCTGCGGAGGCTCCATCCAAACCAGTGTGAATGCTCTGTCGTCAGATGTGCTGGGTCGCTGCCAGGTCTTTGAAGAGACGCAGATTGGAGGCGAGAGGTAAGCCATAGGCCCGGGCTGCCTGCTGGCCGAGCTCACGGGGCCTGCCTGGGTCTGGCCGCCTGCCATCTTTTGGGGGTGGTATACAACATGTGCTACTCTTTTTTCAGGTGTCACCTTTTGGGGCATAAAGAACTTAGATATATAAAGTATTTCAAGTTGGGTCTGAAGTCTGACTCCACAAGATTTTATGCCCCAGGGTTACAGCCCCAAACCTTCCCCAAAACATGTCTACAAGAGTGGGGTTGGAAAACCCTAGTGAGGAACAAAAGAGCAGTTGCTGAGTGTCGGGAGGACGCAGCAGTCGGCAGCACAAGTTCACCTGTATGATTTGATCCTGCGTGTAGGTACAATTTCTTCACTGGCTGCCCCAAGGCCAAGACTTGCACTATCATCCTTCGTGGTGGTGCTGAGCAGTTTATGGAGGAGACCGAGCGATCCCTGCACGACGCCATCATGATTGTCAGGAGGGCCATCAAGGTACTAGGCCGGGGGTATCCTGCCTGCATTGCCTACTTGACCTCCCCAGCTGATAAGACCCTGGATTTATGTGGTGATTTCTTCCCTGTATAACCTGTCCTTCCCTGAGTGGCCTCTTGGCCCTGAGTTGCCTTAAAAAGCATGGAAAAATAGCCTCAGTCTCTCAAAATAGGTCATGCTGCCTTAAAGGCTATGACTTGTGAGCCAACAGTGAAGCTGCTGTCGTCAGCCATCCCAATGATTGTACCAGTGCCCTCAAACTACAAGGTGACCTTGAAGATGTCAGAAACCAAAAGGTTCACCAGATTGCAGTTGGGATGTGCTAGATAAGAGCCACATGTAGGCTTCCTGGGGTTTGGGATGTGGGAGGAATGAGGAACCACTCCCTTTCTGTGCTAGGGGGCCTGCTGACTGGCTGGTCCAGCTTGGCTGTGGCTGGAGCTTGGACCAGGGGCCTATTACCATTGAGAGGTGGGTCTGGTCTCTACAGAACGATTCAGTGGTGGCCGGTGGCGGGGCCATTGAAATGGAGCTCTCCAAGTACCTGCGGGATTACTCAAGGACCATTCCAGGAAAACAGCAGCTGTTGATTGGGGCCTATGCCAAGGCCTTGGAAATTATCCCACGCCAGCTGTGTGACAATGCTGGCTTTGATGCCACAAACATCCTCAACAAGCTGCGGGCGCGGCATGCCCAGGTGGGTCCTTCTCCTTGGGCTCCAGGGATTGGGTGCGTGGGGCTAAATTTTGAGTGTGTGTTGGGCCCCAGTGACAGAGCTGGCACTGAACCCGGTGCCAGCTAATTGCCTCTGAGGGCAGAGAGAGCCGCGGTGCCAGACTGGACATTCCAGGGTTTCTTCAGTGCTTTTACCGAGAGTATGATAGCTCCTTGCGGGGCCATCAGAGGAACCATGGGGACCCTGCCGCCTCTTCCCAGGGTGGTGGTGAAGCGGGCTGGAGCCCTGCTGACCAGCGGTCCAGCCACGGCTCTACCGCCTCTAAGTTGTGATCTCTTTAAGAGcttaatttgttcatttgctgTTTAGCAAATAGTTACTGACAGATATTTGTTAAGTGCTCGGGACTGTGACAGCAGCCCTCAGTGAGTGGCCTTGCTTCTGACTTGTGGGAGGCCTTGAAGCAGATCGTTCACTTCTCTgcatctccatttcctcatctgaaacgGGGACTAACAGAAGCAGTGAGCTAAGGGCTTGGAAAGTATTCCTCTTGAGAAGTATCCAGTCTTCGGGGGGACCTGAGGACAGGGCCTCCCCAAAACACAGCACGTTGCCCAGAAGAGGGCCCAGAGCTCTTGTCTGAGCAGCATGTCCAGGGTTTGAAGGGGGGGTGGTTAGGGGCACAGGCGGGAAGACGTGCACGTCCAGGTTCTCGGTGTGATGCCAGGCAGACGTCATCTTCCTTGGGGACATGCAGGCAAGTAGAGAGAGAGTGAGGTTTCCTAACACCCGGAGTCTTGTGGAGGatatgggagaagaaatttgagAGCAGTTCCCTATTacctcctccttcctgttcttccAGGGGGGCATGTGGTACGGAGTGGACATCAACAACGAGGACATTGCCGACAACTTCGAGGCCTTCGTGTGGGAGCCAGCCGTGGTACGCATCAATGCGCTGACCGCAGCCTCTGAGGCCGCCTGCCTTATCGTGTCGGTGGACGAGACCATCAAAAACCCTCGCTCGACGGTGGACACCCCCCCAGCtgcgggccggggccggggccggggccgcccACACTGAGAGGCGCCCGCCCGCAGCGTGCGCGCCCTCTCCCTGTCTCGGTCAGTTGGTGTTACGAGGAAGGGGTAGTAAGTGGCCCACTCTCTTCTCGCTGGAgcttatttaaataaacttaagaCTTAGAATTCACTTTGCAGAGTCCTCGCGCACGGGAGTTTGGCTTGGAAATGTCTTGGCTCTAGTTCAGGACTTTGCTTTCATATGTGCTCACACCCAGATAggagcattttcttcttttctgttgggCTGAGTCCTCAGCAGCCTCTGGTTGTTAAGGCAGAATGTGGGTGCACTCTGCTGGCAGGGAACTCCACTCGAGGCGCCTCCATCCAGAAGTTTCACTTGGGGGTTTTCTTTGTCTCAGAAGTGGCTGGGACGCTGATGTCATCTTGTTTAGCCCTGGCCTCGCCAGGCACTGGTTTCTCTGGGTTTGAGTGAACGTGTACATTACCTTGTTTGCTCCTTCTACCTCTGTACTCTTGGCTCAGTTTTTGGTCTCTCTTATTCAAGATCTCATGGTTGAGGGCTCTTGGAGGAATGTTCTAGAGAGGCCACATCCTCTTGAAATTCCGTGGTGATTCCTTAGAAGTCCATCGAGGAGGTGACTGAAGGAGCACCCACATGGTCTTTTCAAGCCACTAATGGTCTTGGGGgttcctttgctttcttctgaCCGGTGGAGGTTTGGAGAGGCCAGCACGGATAAACTGGAAATCAGCAAGGTCTGACTGCCTTCTCGTTCACACTAGTCCTGAGAGCCAGCATGTAGCTAGCTATCATTAGTAATTGTTAAAGCTGGAGGTGTAACTGTCACCTTGAGCCACGGAAGCTTTAGCTGCCTGACACCGGTAGGTGATGAAAAGGAAAATCTCTTTTGAGTTTGGCCCACTCTTGGTTACGATGGACTCAAGCAGGATGGGGTGGTGGGCAGGTCCAGACTGAGGAGCCTGGCATCCCTCCCAACTTGATAGTCTCTGGGTAAACTAGTTTTTCTGAACCTCAGCTGCCCTACCTGTGTGGGGAACATAAGAACAGCTGGCTCAGAGTTGTGGAGATAAATTCATCCACTTGCTTGATGCAGAACCACACGCAATTTAAGCCTAAGCACCTggtcttttttctgattttaaatatttcaagacCTGAGTAATCAAATCAGTGGGGCAACTTCATTTGGCTAAATGGGGGAGTTGAGGCCAGAAAGTGGTGGGCAATTCGGTCTCTTCCCCAGGCCAAAGCCTGATTGGCTGGGTAGAGCTTCCTACGGAGGTTGGCCAAGCCACTGAGGGCCGGGCAGTGCCTGGGGCTTCTGCTGGACTTGTCCAGGGGTTGTCCTTTAAGGTGGCCTCCCCCCCGCTGAGAGTCAGAAATGACACCCCAAGGCTTTTTATCTGTACGCAGACACTGAGTGAGCTATGGCGGGGGCAGTGATGTCTGCACCCTGAGACAGGTCTTCCTAATGCTCTATTCACTGTTGATTCCGTTCAGGTCATCACCCACTTCCCGCCCCAGTGTACTTGAGCTGCAGAAGGGCTTGGTGCACAGACGCACAAAAATATGGCCACCTACCATTTACTTCCCGGGCAGATAGTCCAGTTTCACCATCTTTTATTGGATACAAAGTCATAAATTCTCTGATGCCCATGTGAGTCCTCTTAAATACATACACTCAGGTACATTCGGCAAAGGGCATCTATGGGTGACGTGGAGCAAAGTGCTGGGATGGTGATGCCTGGGTGGGGCAGAGAAGTGGGGCCAGGGAAGGCCCCCTGGGGGCTGGAGGTACAGGCACCACttcagaaacaaaaccaaaaaaatgctCTCCACCCCTCCGCCTGATgtgcttggggtgggggaagctaCCCTCACTGCTCAGGCCCATTGCAGCCTGGCTGTGCAGGGAAGGCAGGCCTGGGGGCCGGTTTTGGAGGTCCCCGCTAGCAGTGCCCACTAGAGCCAAGCTTACTAGTGCCAGTCATGAGGCAAGCCTAGGTCACCTCGGGCCTCTGCACTTGAATTCAAGACTCTGCCAGGGCAGAGCTGAGGCCAGGGAGCCCAAGGCCAAGCCCCCCTGGAGCCATGCCAGCAACAGTAGACAAGGCTTGGGCTCGTGGTGGGGAAGCCTGCCTGATTGTCAGGGCAGTCTTGGGACTGGCCAGGGTCCCggggggttggggaaggaagaggagctgGTTGCCTCAGTCGGCCCTGGTATTCCGGTCTTCACCCAACCCTAAACCTTATCCTCAGGCAGAAGCTGCAGATGAATACACTTGTCCAGAAAGAAATACGTACACACGACACACAGCAGTATATACAGAAATGCAGGCCTGGAACAAGGCTGGGTGAGAAAGCATGACCACCAGGGTTAAAGAGAGAAGTGCCAGTTCCCTGGGGGAGGGATTTCCACTCAGGGACTGATGGGCTGGACAGATCACATCGGTATGTTAACTTCTCTGGGCAGGTAGGCCCTGTACCCACTCACCATCTCTGCTGTCTTCACCCCAAGTCCACCAGGAATTGGGTCTTTGGCACCAATAGTCACCTGGGAAGGTCTTCAGCCTAGTGCCTTAGAGGGACTAGGGCCTGGGCAGCTTCCCACCCATGGCCCAAAGGACCAGGGGAACAGGCAGGACCCAAAGGCAAAGGGCAGAGCCAAACCTTGGAGCAGCAGGCACTGGGAGGGAggtggctttttgtttgtttctgaagcACTTCTTGAGGGGCTGGCTTGAACCACTCTCACAGGACCAGGAAATCCCGGGCTGCTTTCGTCCTTAGGTGGTTTCTTGGCCAGTGGAAAGCCAGGGTTCTGGGCAGCACACTTCCTCTGTCCCAGGGGTCAGATACAGACAGCATCTCCTTCATTCCCTGCTAGTGCCATGCGGAGGCAGCCCAAAGCCTGATGAAGTGCTCGTGCTGAGTGTGCCAAGCCTCCCAGACGCTGGGTCCAGGCCATGTGGCAGGGAGAGGTGTAGGGACACCCAAGTGCCAGAGCCCATGGGACCTCTTACACATGCCTGGGACCCCTGGAGCAGAGCCTGCCTCGATTTGCTCTCAGATATTCCTCTCCTTTGCATCTTACTAGGTGTGAGATACGGAGGAGGATTCTCCTTCGAGGGAGTAAAGGATTAGGTGCTTCAGGAATGGCCAGACCCTCCATCCCTGTTGCCCACCCTCAGCCATGCTCCGTGGTTGCCAGAGAAGTGAACAAACAGAGCATCCCTGCACAAGCTCCCCATACAGCAGCGGGGCTCATCCCCCTGACAGTCAAACAATAGCTTCGAGTTGGGGGACACGGGGCCTGCACCCTGCCACTTCTCAGCATGCATGAAGTCCAGCATGTGTGTCTGCGAGCCCCCGTCGGCAGGGGCTTGGGCCAATGCAACATGTACTTGTACACATCCTTCACACACTCCGCTGGGAGAAACCAGGTGGGGACTTGCTGGCCAAACCTCCTACCAGCcgggggtagggggtgggaggtgggggtagggCGGCCTGTTCACTCTTCTGCCCCCGGTGCTGGTGGTACTCAGGGCTGTtgcacaaatgaatgaatgactgaatgactgGGTGAATGAACCTACTCCTAGAATCAGTCCTCTCAGCACTGCCTTTCTCCCACTCTAGCTCACTGCCCATGCACCCTGATGTCCTTTTCCAGGACTGATGCCAGGCATTCCAGTGGGCACCCACCCAGGGAGAAATTGCCCAATGTCTTGTGTTCATGGATGGAAGCTTCCTGGGGCAGAAAAATCCCTCAGTAAGGCAGGCTCGTGCCAAGCAGGGCATCCCTTTGTGCTTTGTCTGTGAGATGGGGAAGGCAGCACCTCTGGTCCTAGGGTCTCGAGCAGGAGCTATAGAGGGTACAGCTGGCAAGGCAAGACAGGCACCCAGGGCACCCTCAGATCCTTTCCAGgcccctggaggacagagaaaagtTGTGCTTCTTCCTGCGACTCCTGGGGACAGGGCCGGGGAGGCGGGACAGTGGAGCCCGCTGCTCCAGAATGGGGGATGCCACACAGCCACGGCTTTGTGCAGGACCGGACAGGGAGCTGCCAACATGATACCCTTGGTATGTGGGGCCTTCAAAGGGCAAGGCCAGAATAAGCCAGGGGAGGAAAAATCATCAACAGGAGCTGGGccagagctgggtgtggagccagggGAGCTGGATACTGGGCCTGTGGGGTCCCAGGTCGGAAGGACTCCTACAGGGTAACCCGGGGCTGGGTCTTGATGTCCCAGCCGGGCAGTAGCAAAAAGGTCCCTTTGGAAAGGGCTGAGAAACTAGAGAAGCCCAGGCCCAGCCAGGCCCAGCAGCCTAATGGTTCAGGCAGAGCTGGCCTCTggataggaaagaagaaaacctaaGATGGATTGAGGTTAATGTTTGAAAGAACTTTCCAAGTGAATGTTAGCAGGACCCAAGGCCTCTACACCACTATGGGAGTCCTGAGAGGAGGAACTGGGGAGACCTGAGTCTTTGGAGCCTTAAAATAACAGAATCTAGTCTTACCAGAACATGCAAGAGGCGGTGAAaaccccccacttgcactctgtGGTTTCTAAGCCAAATGGCTCTGGCTCAGGCCCCAGCACCGCCCCTAGGCAGAAGCACTCCAGCATCGCCCATAGCCCACGGGGCCTGTGAAGACGGGAGGGAGGCAAGTCTGATGAGGCTGCTCTTCCTCATCCTTGGCCTCATGGGTCTGTTTCCCTACCAAGGCCACATCTTCAAGCAAGCTAGCCAGACAAGGAAGcaaacccctccctccccctggcctCCTCCAGGCCCCAGCACAGCAGGCAGCCCAGTGACTCCCTCCCACCCACAGCACTGGGGACCAGAGGCCATCAGATTCCTGCCCAAGCACCTGGATTAGAAAGACATTTCTTGAGGACAGGAACTGCTTCTCGCTGCTGCTAAGGTTTCCCAGAGCTAGGACCTTGCCCTTCCAGAGGCTTGGGATTGGTGGAAGGTATAGAAACATGCACCTTTTAGCTCTGAATTTAGCTCTGGTGTGTCGTGAGGGTATGCGGTGGCTGGAAGGGTCTTGTCATTTCTACAGCAACAAAAACTAAGTTTTCTCTACTTGGcaattcccccctcccccccctgcTTTGGGAGTGGTGGTTTCAATGTCCTGGGGAAAAGTTCTAGATGAATGTTTTGCCATTCCAAGCCCATTCCCACTACCTcgctgcacccctgccccccgccccccactttcGGCTGATCACATTCCCAGACCCAGAGGCCTATTGTTATCCCTGGGGAATGTGGACCCAGAGCCTAGGCAGGATGTCTGGAGGGGATGCCCACAGAGGGCTGAaacagggcaggaggaggaaaagagtcCTCCTTGCCAAGTCTGAGCTGTTTTGGGGAGTCCCCCCTGGCTGGGGCCTAGCAGAGGCCCCTGACCAGTAGGCTGGGCCTCAGGAGGTGGGGGGCTGGCCCAGTAGCCTGAGCAACCAAGGAGCCACTCTGTGGTTACTGCAGGTCCTGAGGGCAATGACACCAGGTGCTGGTGGTGACTCAGCTCCTTGCTGGCTGTGCCCAGAAGGATGCTCCAGTGGGGAGTGGAGTGGGGGTCGGAGGGCAGCTTCTGTCCAAGCCCCTGCCCTGAAGAGGCAGTGCACAGGGTCAGGCCTGTTGCTCCACAGTcccaggaggaggacaggaaactCAACCCTTCCCTGGAAGCCAGGGGTAACACTAGGCCTCCGAAGTTCTAGTCCAAATCAGGGTCCCTCTGGAGGTCCAAAGAGAGTGCCCTGgtgtggggctggcaggggcccTGCCGCCCCCCACCCGGGTTAGCAGCCGCCGTCCACCTTGATGTGCAGGATCTTAGAGAAGCCGGGCCTCCGTCGCAGGGCCTGTAGACCGAACCCTGGGTTAGTTCCCCTCAGGGTCAGGCAATTGGGCCCTCCTGTGACACACCCAGGTTACCAACCCCAGCCTAGGGATGTCATCTAGGGTCTTGGGTGGCATAAGAGCCAACTCCTCACCTGTAGTTTTGTCACCATGTCCTCAAACAGCTTCTGGGCCTCAGGACTGCTGGGCTCTTTGAAATAATCAGCAATCCCAATCTGGACCACAATGGACTTGAGGTTCCGGCAAATGCCTAGGAAAAGGTAGGTCATAAGGTGGTGGCTCATGTTTGGCCTGGGCAATGGGACTACTGCTTTTCCTATCACTACTTAATGAAACCAGAACCCTACAGAGAGATGgtcacatgccaggcactgggcaccACATAGAGGAGAGCAGGCCCGTGGCACCCAGAGGGTCAACCAGATGGGGCTGGCGGGCGGAGGAGGGCAAGGTCATACAGCAGAGGCTGTAGTGGACTCTGGCAGGATGAGTGGGCAACAGCCAATTGTGCAGAGGCTCTAGGAGCTTCCCTAGCAGAGGGGGCAGTTGTACCATGGCCTGGCCATCTGGAAATGAATTCAAGGACAGAGCAGCTGGGGTGAGGCTGATGGGTCTTCTCTGGAGcatggaggagaggaagcaggcagcAAACAAGTTGGGAGCAGAGGGCTTAAGGGACTAGATGTTGTCATGAAgtcagtggaggaggaggaagaaattcaGGAGGCTGAGAGGGTTCTGGAGGTCATGATTTTGGTGGCTGAGCATTTAATTCTGGTGGTCAGTCCAGGGCCAGGCCATGAGGctgaaggggagggaagaagggtcCTGGCAATAATGAGACAGTCAAGGAATCTTCAGTGCTCAGGACTTAGGTGTGACCAGGGCctcaggaaggggggaggggcctggCCCAGTAGCCTGAGCAACTGAAGAGCCACTCCGTGGTTACTGCAGGTCCTGAGGGCAATGACACCAGGTGCTGGTGGTGACTCAGCTCCTTGCTGGCTGTGCCCAGAAGGACGCTCCAGTGGGGGGTGGAGCGGGGGTTGGAGGGCAGCTTCTGTCCAAGCCCCTGCGCTGAAGAAGTGGGAGCGGCCCCATTGGGGCACCCATGTCCTCAATGAAGGTGGAGCAATGGTCAGGAGTGGAGTAGGAGGCTAGAGGGTGGTGGGGTCTGAGGAGGCATGCTGGAGTCTACAGCAGCATGGAGAGAGGGGTCTTCACCCTGAGAATGGTCCAGCATGGAGAGAGGGGTCTTCACCCTGAGAAGGGTCCTGGCAGGGCTcacatacatcatctcatttaatcctcccaccCATTCCAGAAGGCAGCTTAGAGGACGGAGATACAGAACCCAGAGAAGTAGAGTAACTTGCTCAGTCACACAGCTCATAAGCAGTAGAGCCAAAATTGAGACCTAGATCAGTCCAGCTCCAGACCTGAATTCCTAACCTGTTGTGTGCTGCCCCTGCCCTTGCCCAGAGGCTCAGGTGGAAAGGCAGCGGCATACAGCTCCTATCTCCTGTGGGGGTTGAGCATAGGGCAATAAAAGCCTGTTGAACTGAACCATCTGGACCAGATGCTAGCAGGCCTCAAACGCCACACCAGCCTCCGAGGACACTGATGGCGAGGCTAGGATTAGCACCCTGGTCAGTCTGCCCCCTGTGCTGGTGCTTGCTGACAAGGCATGGTAAGAAAGGACAGTGGAaacctgccccctctcccccgcaTTCCCATCGCTCACTGTTGAAATGCAGCAGGGCCTTGGGGGTGACGGGGGTGGCCGTGAGCACCAACATCTCCAGTCCCTTCAGGCCTTCGCGGCAGACCTCAGCTGCCACCTCCTGGGTGATCTCCGACACGTGGTCCAGCTCTAGGACCTGCAGCCGCATGCAGTTTCTTGctaggaagaggaggaagaggggaggtcCTGCTGACAAACTCCCCGGGTCTCTCTGGCCCGGTGCCTTCATGCTCCTGCCACCGCCCAGGCCGAAGCCCCAAGCCCCTCTGGGATTTCGGTGTCACACCCACACCTGCTTCCCACCACCCTCTATCCTGGTCCCAAGGAAAGACTCACCAAGTGACGCCAGGCCCTGCACCCCACAGCCAGCGCCCCCAACCCCCAGGGCCCGAAGGTGTGGCCAACAGCGACCGATCATCTGCAGGCAGCGGTTACTGAAGCGTGTGGGCTGCTGGCTGGAgaatggggcagagagagggctgTCAAGGAAGCCGCTGGTTGCATGACACCCCAAGCCTGCTCCTCTTTCATGCCCCCACTCAGGCTGAGTCCCCACCAACCACCCCAGCTGCTCAAGTTAGAAACCTGGGATCATCCCTGACTTTTCCTCACCTCCTGCCGAGACCTATGGATTCTGATTCCCGAACTCTTTCAGGCACGGTTCAGACCACTGTCCCTATTCATTTGGACTCATCTAGTCTCTCTGCCAATTCATCCAGCACACTGCTGACAGCCATTCGTTCCTCTATTCTCTCACccagtcattcaacaaatgggCCTCAAGTGTCTACTATAGCCAAGAACAACCGAGCTAGGCCCCGGGGATACAGTGATGATAATACAGACATGGTCCCCGCCCTcaaggtgtggggtgggggtggggggcacagcggACACACAGAACGTAACCAGCCTGGTGTGATCCTGTCTTTAAGATCAGAAATACTGCAAAGGCTTCCTGAGCACTTCCTAGGTAAAGTACAAAAATCTAACCCCCATACGCAAGGCCTTCCTAACCTTGCCCCCACTTTCCTCTCCACACTCACTGCTCCACCCCATCCGCCACTCACACCAAACCGGCTGTTTCCCTGAACACCTCGTTCCTCAACATTCGCCCAGGCGGCGGGTTTCCTGGCGTCGACCACGCACTTGGTACCAGGGACACGGAAACGGACATTCACAGCCCCAACCCTGAGAACTGCGAGTACAGCGGAGACTCGAGTAGAGATTATTGCAAAACAAACTACAGCAGGGGTTTGGTGTGAGTGGCGGGCAGGGGAGCAGGGACGGATTCTGCCAGGTGGCAGG is part of the Ursus arctos isolate Adak ecotype North America unplaced genomic scaffold, UrsArc2.0 scaffold_8, whole genome shotgun sequence genome and encodes:
- the CCT7 gene encoding T-complex protein 1 subunit eta, which produces MMPTPVILLKEGTDSSQGIPQLVSNISACQVIAEAVRTTLGPRGMDKLIVDGRGKATISNDGATILKLLDVVHPAAKTLVDIAKSQDAEVGDGTTSVTLLAAEFLKQVKPYVEEGLHPQIIIRAFRTATQLAVNKIKEIAVTVKKEDKVEQRKLLEKCAMTALSSKLISQQKAFFAKMVVDAVIMLDDLLQLKMIGIKKVQGGALEESQLVAGVAFKKTFSYAGFEMQPKKYNNPMIALLNVELELKAEKDNAEIRVHTVEDYQAIVDAEWNILYDKLERIHHSGAKVVLSKLPIGDVATQYFADRDMFCAGRVPEEDLKRTMMACGGSIQTSVNALSSDVLGRCQVFEETQIGGERYNFFTGCPKAKTCTIILRGGAEQFMEETERSLHDAIMIVRRAIKNDSVVAGGGAIEMELSKYLRDYSRTIPGKQQLLIGAYAKALEIIPRQLCDNAGFDATNILNKLRARHAQGGMWYGVDINNEDIADNFEAFVWEPAVVRINALTAASEAACLIVSVDETIKNPRSTVDTPPAAGRGRGRGRPH